In one window of Plasmodium berghei ANKA genome assembly, chromosome: 14 DNA:
- a CDS encoding glideosome-associated protein 45, putative, whose protein sequence is MGSRCSKNKAKAPKRRDMNELTEKENFEGDQNEETPQAIDMDVPEDPIENEYDEHVEDDNLDLDINDNKSFDRNLDDLDKSNSDIYSESHKYENDSDKLETGSQLTLSTDATGIVQQITKLTEPAHEESIYNTYKSTTPCDLDKMDETAKIFSRRCGCDLGDRHDENACKICRKIDLSDTPLLA, encoded by the coding sequence atggGAAGCAGAtgttcaaaaaataaagcaaaGGCCCCCAAACGTAGGGACATGAATGAATTAACTGAAAAGGAAAATTTTGAAGGTGATCAAAATGAGGAAACCCCACAAGCTATAGATATGGATGTTCCTGAAGATCCGATTGAAAACGAATATGATGAGCACGTCGAAGATGATAATTTAGATTTGGATATAAATGACAATAAATCTTTTGATAGAAATTTAGACGATTTAGACAAATCAAATTCTGATATATATTCAGAATCccataaatatgaaaatgatagTGATAAATTGGAAACAGGATCACAATTAACCTTATCTACCGATGCTACTGGAATTGTTCAacaaataacaaaattaacTGAACCCGCTCATGAagaaagtatatataatacatataaatctACCACTCCATGTGATTTGGATAAAATGGATGAGACTgccaaaatattttcaagaCGATGTGGATGCGATCTTGGAGATCGTCATGACGAAAATGCTTGCAAAATATGTAGAAAGATTGATTTATCCGATACCCCATTATTGGCTTAA